A single window of Penaeus chinensis breed Huanghai No. 1 chromosome 9, ASM1920278v2, whole genome shotgun sequence DNA harbors:
- the LOC125029134 gene encoding class A basic helix-loop-helix protein 15-like, whose translation MSVSEWYFPVSHPAYPGPLASDALYLDQLSCVSPAYSSPPYTTGSYGLSAQCASAVAPQGSELWNSTEGTSCSDGRPSPSSSPVSSCESMEGGSPHTWSSHSSGPSSWSWGAPGTTHPVLAAVSDLTAADSPVVVAASRRSQSKSRRRPPKSVGREVIKRRRLAANARERRRMNGLNNAFDKLRDHIPALSGDQKLSKFETLQMAQTYISALVELLQ comes from the coding sequence ATGTCTGTGTCCGAGTGGTACTTTCCCGTGTCGCACCCGGCCTACCCCGGGCCCCTCGCCTCGGACGCGCTCTATCTGGACCAACTGAGCTGCGTCAGCCCGGCCTACTCCAGCCCGCCCTACACCACAGGCTCCTACGGCCTCTCCGCACAGTGCGCCAGTGCCGTGGCGCCCCAAGGATCCGAGCTTTGGAATTCTACAGAAGGCACGAGCTGCTCCGATGGACGCCCCAGCCCTTCGTCGTCGCCCGTGAGCAGCTGCGAGAGCATGGAGGGCGGCTCGCCACACACGTGGTCCTCGCACAGCTCGGGGCCTTCGTCGTGGTCGTGGGGCGCCCCTGGAACCACGCACCCCGTGCTGGCAGCCGTGTCCGACCTCACCGCCGCCGACTCGCCCGTCGTCGTCGCCGCCTCCCGCAGGAGCCAGTCCAAGTCGCGCCGACGGCCGCCCAAATCCGTGGGGCGCGAAGTGATCAAGAGGCGCCGCCTGGCCGCCAACGCGAGGGAACGGCGGCGCATGAACGGCCTCAACAACGCCTTCGACAAGCTGCGCGACCACATCCCGGCCCTCAGCGGGGACCAGAAGCTGTCCAAGTTCGAGACGCTGCAGATGGCGCAGACGTACATCTCGGCCTTGGTGGAGCTCCTGCAGTAA